From Melitaea cinxia chromosome 3, ilMelCinx1.1, whole genome shotgun sequence, one genomic window encodes:
- the LOC123669174 gene encoding probable nuclear hormone receptor HR38, translating to MRILLSELGLSGACLGLTLESRAASLDPDKPAPGQSAVEPRSPSAFSSNSSSMLLLQTHSNYGTSFTDLLSPQYQEDSSEILEENLDPFPDVEFHAPVPPEVKSHRTTPVSETPSPTLGPALPSFEETYSVRYPKQEMAEFGLKMDEDCYNVSAYSHQGHASTQLLYPYHQPPLPYVPSPYYAQAQQCSPTFDTGGVTNAQDSYSLPPFSNSVDLHISTDQSARQRRSSLPVQRSESSSSNESPKLHGSRVHCMQASAPSSASSSPGGAPQENTASRAAPTSPSQLCAVCGDTAACQHYGVRTCEGCKGFFKRTVQKGSKYVCLAEKSCPVDKRRRNRCQFCRFQKCLAVGMVKEVVRTDSLKGRRGRLPSKPKCPQESPPSPPISLITALVRAHVDTSPDFANLDYSQYREPNPMEPPIADLEVIQQFYSLLTTSIDMIKIFAEKVPGYGDLCLEDREQLFASARLELFVLRLAYRTRPEDTKLTFCNGLVLDKRQCQRSFGDWLHAVLDFSNTLHSMDIDISTFACLCALTLITERHGLKEPHRVEQLQMKIIGCLRAHMPGGGNTNAAGAPHFSRVLGALPELRSLSVQGLQRIFYLKLEDLVPAPPLIENMFRASLPF from the exons ATGAGGATCCTGCTAAGCGAACTAGGACTGTCTGGCGCGTGCCTCGGTCTGACCCTGGAGTCGCGCGCCGCTTCCCTGGATCCTGACAAGCCAGCGCCAG GGCAGAGCGCCGTTGAGCCGCGCTCGCCAAGCGCTTTCTCGTCTAACTCGTCCAGCATGCTACTGCTGCAAACACAC AGCAACTACGGTACGTCCTTCACTGATTTACTGTCGCCGCAATATCAAGAAGACTCATCAGAAATCTTAGAAGAAAATTTAGATCCATTTCCTGACGTCGAATTTCATGCACCAGTTCCTCCTGAAGTTAAATCTCATCGTACAACTCCAGTGAGTGAAACTCCGTCACCTACACTCGGACCAGCCTTACCTAGTTTTGAAGAAACCTATTCAGTTCGTTATCCAAAACAAGAAATGGCAGAATTTGGTTTAAAGATGGATGAAGACTGCTACAATGTCAGCGCATATTCTCATCAAGGACATGCTTCGACTCAATTATTATATCCATACCATCAGCCACCTTTACCCTATGTACCGTCACCTTACTACGCACAAGCTCAGCAGTGCTCGCCAACCTTTGATACTGGTGGAGTAACTAATGCTCAAGATTCCTATTCATTGCCACCATTTTCAAACTCTGTGGATTTACATATATCTACGGATCAAAGTGCCCGACAGCGAAGATCATCATTACCAGTTCAAAGATCTGAATCCAGTAGTTCTAACGAAAGTCCTAAGCTTCACGGCAGTAGAGTTCACTGCATGCAAGCATCGGCCCCAAGCTCTGCATCTAGCTCACCAGGCGGAGCACCGCAAGAAAATACAGCGTCACGAGCTGCACCCACATCACCTAGCCAACTTTGTGCCGTTTGTGGAGATACTGCTGCATGTCAACATTATGGCGTGAGAACGTGTGAAGGGTGTAAAGGATTTTTTAAAAGAACCGTTCAAAAAGGTTCTAAATATGTATGCTTAGCTGAAAAATCTTGCCCAGTCGATAAAAGAAGACGAAATCGATGTCAATTTTGTCGCTTTCAGAAGTGTCTAGCCGTCGGTATGGTTAAAGAAGTGGTCCGAACCGATTCACTGAAAGGAAGGCGGGGTAGATTACCCTCTAAGCCAAAATGTCCACAAGAATCACCTCCGAGCCCGCCGATTTCGTTAATAACTGCTCTTGTCAGAGCTCATGTCGATACTTCTCCTGATTTTGCCAATCTTGACTATTCCCAGTATAGGGAGCCAAATCCTATGGAGCCTCCAATTGCAGATTTGGAAGTAATTCAGCAGTTTTATTCGTTACTGACAACGTCTATAGACATGATTAAGATTTTTGCTGAAAAAGTACCAGGATATGGTGATTTATGTCTGGAGGACCGCGAACAATTATTTGCATCAGCGCGACTTGAATTATTTGTGTTACGCCTCGCATACCGCACTCGTCCTGAAGATACAAAACTTACTTTCTGCAATGGACTCGTTCTTGATAAACGACAATGTCAACGGTCTTTTGGAGACTGGTTGCACGCTGTGCTTGATTTTAGCAACACTCTTCATTCAATGGATATTGACATCTCGACCTTCGCCTGTCTCTGTGCACTAACACTTATTACAG AGCGACACGGCTTAAAGGAGCCTCACCGAGTAGAACAACTTCAAATGAAGATTATAGGATGTTTGCGCGCTCATATGCCAGGCGGTGGGAATACCAACGCAGCAGGTGCTCCACACTTTAGTCGCGTCCTTGGAGCACTGCCCGAGTTGCGATCACTGTCTGTCCAAGGACTTCAACGTATCTTTTACCTTAAGTTAGAGGACTTAGTACCGGCGCCTCCTCTTATTGAAAACATGTTCCGCGCCAGCCTGCCATTCTAG